From the Papaver somniferum cultivar HN1 chromosome 2, ASM357369v1, whole genome shotgun sequence genome, the window TCTAATTGCAGCCCTGTACCATCTTCCTAGTTTTCAGTCAATGGGAGTGGATATGAGGATGAATCTTTCTCTATTTTTGACAATATATATTTCGTCCGTTTGTTTTCTTCTCGTGTTCCATATTATATTTCTTGGCCTTTGGTATATTGGAGTTGTTGCTCGTGTAGCTGGGCAGAGGCCAGAAGCTTTGACCATTATGCAAAATTGTACAGTAAGTGGCTGAAGTCCTTTTTCTAGTTCATACATATATAAAACCTCGACTGCAGGTTTCAACTTCTTTTGTTAATGCTTACCTTTATGCAGGTTCTTAGCATTGCCTGCTGTGTATTTTATAATCATTGCGGTAACCGCGCTATATTGAAAGAGAAAGTCTTTGACCGGAGACATTCTGGGTGGCTCTCATTTTGGAACAAAGAAGAGAGGAACACGTTGCTTGCAAGTTTATTGCATATGAATGAGTGGAAGGATCAGATATGTTCATCTTGGTTTGCTCCGGTTGGGTCTGCCAGTGATTACCCACTTTTATCCAAATGGGTCATCTATGGAGAGGTATGGAATTTTTATTTCTCTCTGAGCCATTCTTCACcagttctttttttattttaaaatcctTGAAGACTCTTGTTATGTTGATATTTGTCCCATCTTTTTCCTCAGCTGAGCGGGGGTCCGTCAGATGAAATCTCACCCATATACTCATTATGGGCCACAATTATAGGGCTTTATATGGCCAATTATGTGGTGGAGCGATCCACAGGGTGAGCACGAAACTTGATTCTTACTTTATGCTGTCTTTTAACAGAAGaatttgcttatttgatttggtttttctGTACTTACTTGCTTGTATAATATCAACAGATGGGCCCTTACCCATCCTCAGTCTGCGGAGGAAACTGAGAAGTTAAAGAAGCAGCAAGTGAAACCTGATTTCTTGGATATGGTTCCTTGGTATTCAGGGTATGCTTAATTATCTAAGGTCATGCTATATCTCGTAACTTTCAAGGAAAAGGTCCCATTAACTGAACTAACTGTGCTGGTGGCTGTATACTGCAGAACCTCTGCTGATTTATTCAAGACAGTGTTTGACCTTTTGGTGTCTGTAACTGTATTCGTGGGTCGGTTTGACATGCGCATGATGCAGGTGGACTTCCATTCTTAATCCAAAATGCCATTGTATTCTTCCATTTACCTTTGCTTATTGAATTATTATATCTTGTATCTGTAGTTTCTATGAAATATTCCCCCCACAATTTCCTTTTAACCATTATAAGAGTCTTAGAGGAATTAAAATTGTGAAAAATCTTGCATGAATTGAATACCTTCAAAGGCGATTTTAgtttttttcattttctgttGTACCTTATTTTTGTTACTGTGTCATCTGTAAACAGGCTGCAATGAGCAGGATCCAAGATGTCTCTGACTCACAAAAGGGTGATCTCTTATATGATCATTTCTGTGAAAAGGAAGACCTATGGTTTGACTTCATGGCAGATACGGGAGATGGTGGAAACTCGTCCTATTCTGTGGCCCGGTTACTGGCTCAACCTGAGCTTGAGATAAATGATGAGAAGTCTTTTCATGTCCTACCCCGTGGAGACTTACTTCTTATTGGAGGAGATCTTGCGTAAGCTGGACTTTCTCAATGTTTTTCAAATATATTGTTTCAGTTACTGCATGCATGTCTAGGATTTCTTGGTTTAGTATTATGTATATCACTTGTCTTTGTCAGTGCTGTTATCATGTCTATGCTTTAGTTTACATTGAAAAGAAAACTCATCCTACTGCACTCCACCATTCCCCGTATGTGTATATATTATATGTGTGTGTATACCACTTTATTTCCCTGTCCACATAAAATCTGAATTGAATCATCTAAGATAAAATACTTCATATATGTGTATGTCAGTCTCCTTAGTGTTTGACTCATCTTCTACCTGTGAACAGGTATCCCAATCCTTCATCCTTTACATATGAGAGACGTTTTTTTTGCCCTTTCGAATATGCTCTTCAACCCCCACCTTGGTATAAACCTGAGCATATAGCTGTGGACAAGCCAGAACTACCTGATGGGGTATCTGAAATGAAGCAATATGATGGGCCTCAGTGTTACGTGATTCCTGGAAACCATGGTGGGTGCACTTTCTCATCCAAAAATAACTACGTGGAAAAATTAGCTAAATTTCATGGTTTTAAGTAACTCGATAGATCTTTTTGTGATAAACTTACGTGCCTAATGGCTTCAATGATACAAAATGGTGAACTGTTTTGTTATCGGAAACTGTTGTTCATTTTGCCAAAAATTGGTTACAGTACTTTATGTTATGGACTTCACAGTTTTATGACTTTAGAGCTGAGGTGCATTTTCCATTACAGATTGGTTTGATGGGCTTCAGACTTTTATGAGATACATATGTCATAAAAGCTGGTTAGGAGGGTGGATTCTTCCTCAGAAAAAAAGTTATTTTGCACTGCAACTTCCCAAAGGATGGTGGGTATTTGGTCTTGATCAAGCTCTTCATGTCGACATTGATGTATATCAATTCAAATTCTTCTCAGAACTGATAAGAGATGAGGTATTTTTCTTGTCCTCTTCCTTGGTTCATCTCTTTCTTAGAAGATGATAGTACGGTATCAAATTGTAGTTGTGCTTATGAGTTATGCTTGGCCAATGAGAGCTGTAGTGCACCTATTGTGGCCCTCTGCATAACAGGCAGTTACAAAGCATGCAGTATTTTTAGAGTTACTTTTATTTACGCACATTCTAATTCCTGCAAAAACAAGCCAGATAGCACTATATGAAATTCTAGCTCGATTTTCAGCTAGAGTAATCAATCTGCGCTGACAGCAGTCTTTGCTTTCTTCCTTCCTTACTAAGAAATTATGATTTGTTATGATGATATCTGTTACTTCAGTTGGTGCCAAACTTGAAATATTCCTGTGGTGTCCAGGTTGGAGAGAACGATTCGGTGATCATTATGACACATGAACCTAATTGGATACTCGATTGGTACTGGAATGATGTCTCTGGGAAGAATGTTTCGCACTTAATACGTGACCATCTGAAGGGGAGATGCAAGCTTCGGATGGCCGGGGACTTGCACCATTACATGCGGCACTCTGCCGTTCAGTCAGATAAGCCAGCTTTTGTGGAGCATCTACTTGTGAATGGTTGTGGTGGGGCATTTTTGCATCCTACACATGTCTTCAGTAACTTCAAGAACTTATATGGAACTGCTTATGAATGCAAAGCTGCTTATCCTTCGTTTGAAGATTCAAGTAGGGTATGTTCGAACATATTCCAACTAACCAATATCACTTGGATGTTAAAATATTTGCTATTCATTCTTATTGTAATGCTATGTgtgagaaaatatttcttctgaGGTGGTTACAATGTGAAATTGATCAGATAGCGCTAGGAAACATTTTGAAATTCAGAAAGAAGAACTGGCAGTTTGACTTTATCGGTGGCATCATATACTTTTTATTGGCTTTCTCAGTGTTTCCTCAGGTAACTCTTCTTTCAAATATGAGTAATTCCTTTTTAACCAGTTTTAGAACTTTATACAATATATGAATAAAATGAGATGTTGAACACTCTTCATATCTTGGTAATCATGGACATTCTTACCTAGAAGCATTTATATCGGTGATCATTTGCGGATGAATTAACATTCACTTTGGTTATATTCCAGTGTAAGGTCGATCATATTCTGCGTGACGCTGCATTCTCCGATCAGTTGAAGAGTTTTTTCATTACAGTATGGCATGCATTTATCTACATTCTGGAACACTCATATGCCTCTTCAGCAGGGGCGCTGCTCTTGCTGATAACAGCAATTTGTTTTGTCCCTTCGAAACTATCACGGAGAAAGCGGGCAGTAATAGGATTTCTTCATGTTTCGGCGCACATGGCTGCAGCACTCATTCTAATGCTACTGTTAGAGCTGGGTGTTGAGATGTGTATTCGTCATGAACTTTTAGCAACATCAGGTTTGCCTTATGTCTATTTCTATTGGTACATGAGTTCCTGTCAGGTTAATATGTTAACACACATAGGTGTAGAATTTGAATAGCACTACTGAGGACTGAACCCTTTGAGTTGATGTCCCTTAGGGGTGATAACTGAATTAATTTTAACTTTATCAATTTAGAAATGTGTACCTCAAACCCAATTTGGTACTAATGTCGTTCCCCGTGAATTTGTTTAGCATCATCTGTATTCTGTAGTGCCTTGCAATTTAGGGTACTGAAGATTGAATTATCTTTATGTGTTTCAGGCTATCACACTCTATATGAATGGTACCGCAaaactgagagtgaacacttcccAGACCCAACGGGCCTTCGTACTCGTATGGAACAATGGACATTTGGCCTTTACCCAGCATGTATTAAGTACCTCATGTCCGCATTTGATGTCCCGGAGGTGAGAAAAATACATTATTGACTAGGAGCATACACTTCCTTTCGTACTTGGTTTTCAAATATTTGTGTCAGGATAGTGAAATCAGTTGGGAGACTTTTTCAGGTCATGGCTGTAACGAGAAGCACAATATGCAAGATAGGGATTCACTCGCTTTCTCGTGGGGGTGTAATCATTTACTATGCTTCAGTTTTCCTCTACTTTTGGGTCTTTTCGACTCCTGTGGTCTCCTTGGTGTTTGGGAGCTACTTATACATATGCATTAACTGGCTTCACATACACTTTGATGAAGCCTTCTCTTCTTTGCGAATTGCAAATTACAAGGCATTCAACCGTTTCCATATTACCCGTGACGGTGACCTCGAAGTATTCACTCTTGCAGTCGATAAGGTAAAGAAAGATTTGTTTAATGGAAATTGAAATGATTTCCCTTGCAGTTATGTATATTTTAGTACCAAAACCGAGTATGTAGTACCATAAGCATGGTCCACACCGAGTTAGATAAACCTGGTGGGGTTTTGTAGAAGTACCATTTCTGTCAGTGACTCTGTTCAAGTATTTGAATCAAATCCTTGGTCTTGAAAATAATTGCAGGTTCCGAAGGACTGGAAATTGGATACAGAGTGGGATGCAGAGGCAAGACAACCGCAACAATTGAGCCACAGAAGAAGGCATCCTAGCAAGTGGACTGCCGTTACTGCTCAACAGGATCCAGTCAATACTGTTCGAATTGTTGATCATTTTGTTATCAGACGTACTTCTGCCACAACCGCTGTAACTCCTACTAGCCCTAGTAATCCCTAGTTCAGATGCAAATAATTTACGGGATTTAGTCATTCACTTAGTCCaggctttattgtgtgatatgtAGAACATTAATGTTTATCTCTTCATTATTtgtgaagaaaaatgaaaagaaagaaatAGAAAGAATGAAGAAATAGTTTAGAACCAGTAATATGTATTCTTGTTTATTTCCTGTGCCATTTCCCAGAGCTGTCTTATGGATCAGGCCAACTAGGCTATTACCTATGAAACATATTTGCTGATAACCTATGTTTTTGCCTAGGTTCAGCTGATAACTCAAGGTTCGGCTGagaacttttcagccgaacttaGACAgatgtatgcctcaaaacatttgAGTATGCCTTAAAACAGGTTTCTTACCTATAGCCTCACGTTGTTAGGGcccaaaatttcaattttttgtacATTGTACAGCTTTGGTTGATACTCTAGCTTTTATCGACTGCCATTCTCTTCAAACTAATTTAGATATCCTCATTCCTCGTGAATTCCTACAAAATGTTATGATCAAATCTCACTATACCGCCCGATTTGTTAGTGCATCGCCTGGTTGGCCTCTCTATAAAAGTGGTGATTGTATGATGCTAAATAGATCAGTAATCTCAATCAAGTTGGGGAATCATAGCAAGTAAGCTCATCAAGGTTAAACTACTCTGATTGATCAAAACTCAGAATTTACACAGCAATGTCTATAAGCCAGAATCAACTACTGATAAATGATTAAATTAAGATGAAAAGgtgagaaaaggaaagagaacaaaagaataaagaagcAGAAAATGTAGACGAAGCCTGTGCAGCAACCAAAATTTTAAACTCGGGGAGCACATTTACACCTCTTGATGTGACCTAAAACTGAAAAGGGTAAGTGGGTGCTATTTACATCACAGGGTGTTCAGATACGTTACATTTCATAGTCTGCATACAGGTATCTCTCATACGGTGTTCCTGTTAGAGTTTTGTTAACATCGTCCCAGTTCTGGACATGATCCGCTAGTGACCCTTTGTGAATCTTCACCTGTCGGCTTTTCAGCTCCATTAGTGGCACCCTTAGGAATCCTTGCACCTCGGCCAATTTCTGCAAGGATGAAAATTCAGTACTAGATAAATCGAGAAAAAGAATATTGTTGACTTGGGGAAGGGAGAGAGGGTATGGTCTTACAGTCTTGTTGCTGATAAGATCCTCGTAGTAAACAATGATATGCCTAGTACTATTGAAGTACTCCAAAGCCTTTGCAGTTGTGTCTTCCACAACCTTCAGATTGTTTATTAATAATGTTGCGTTGATCGTAGGTTTATACTGTGCTAGTATCTCAGCCTACAAACAGCTAATACGGTATCAAGTTGAAGACCTTTGTATTTACAAGAAATGGGTTCGGTTCAGCGATACTCCATATTATGAGAgactgagagagagagagacctgGTGATGTGAATGAACATGAGACTTATGGGTCCCATTTAGTAGTTTAAAATCTCGATCATAATTGTTCGCAAGCACTGAAATCAACCTACGTAACAAGTTTCTTCGGAAGAGAA encodes:
- the LOC113346627 gene encoding uncharacterized protein LOC113346627 encodes the protein MGTDRQSSGLLDNFRMESVRTILTHKYPYPHEHSRHAMVAVVVGCLFFISFDNMHTLIQKLDNNIKWWSMYACLLGFFYFFSSPFIRKTIKPSYSNFSRWYIAWILIAALYHLPSFQSMGVDMRMNLSLFLTIYISSVCFLLVFHIIFLGLWYIGVVARVAGQRPEALTIMQNCTVLSIACCVFYNHCGNRAILKEKVFDRRHSGWLSFWNKEERNTLLASLLHMNEWKDQICSSWFAPVGSASDYPLLSKWVIYGELSGGPSDEISPIYSLWATIIGLYMANYVVERSTGWALTHPQSAEETEKLKKQQVKPDFLDMVPWYSGTSADLFKTVFDLLVSVTVFVGRFDMRMMQAAMSRIQDVSDSQKGDLLYDHFCEKEDLWFDFMADTGDGGNSSYSVARLLAQPELEINDEKSFHVLPRGDLLLIGGDLAYPNPSSFTYERRFFCPFEYALQPPPWYKPEHIAVDKPELPDGVSEMKQYDGPQCYVIPGNHDWFDGLQTFMRYICHKSWLGGWILPQKKSYFALQLPKGWWVFGLDQALHVDIDVYQFKFFSELIRDEVGENDSVIIMTHEPNWILDWYWNDVSGKNVSHLIRDHLKGRCKLRMAGDLHHYMRHSAVQSDKPAFVEHLLVNGCGGAFLHPTHVFSNFKNLYGTAYECKAAYPSFEDSSRIALGNILKFRKKNWQFDFIGGIIYFLLAFSVFPQCKVDHILRDAAFSDQLKSFFITVWHAFIYILEHSYASSAGALLLLITAICFVPSKLSRRKRAVIGFLHVSAHMAAALILMLLLELGVEMCIRHELLATSGYHTLYEWYRKTESEHFPDPTGLRTRMEQWTFGLYPACIKYLMSAFDVPEVMAVTRSTICKIGIHSLSRGGVIIYYASVFLYFWVFSTPVVSLVFGSYLYICINWLHIHFDEAFSSLRIANYKAFNRFHITRDGDLEVFTLAVDKVPKDWKLDTEWDAEARQPQQLSHRRRHPSKWTAVTAQQDPVNTVRIVDHFVIRRTSATTAVTPTSPSNP